CCTGGTGGTGTGCCCGATTACGCTTGCGATCCTCGCCTTGGCTCCAGAAGGCTTGCGGCTTTGGCTGGGCGACGCCTTCATGGTTCACAGTACCCTGGTGCTGCGCTGGCTGGCGGTGGGCGTGTTCGTCAGTTGTCTTGCTCATGTTCCGCTGGCGCTGATCCAGGCGGCGGGCCGCCCCGATGTCACCGCCAAGCTGCATATGATCGAATTTCCGCTGTACGTCGCAGGCCTGTGGTGGGCGGTCCGCTCGCATGGAATTGACGGCGCGGCCGTGGCCTGGACCGCTCGCGTTTCTCTCGACGCAATTCTTCTCTTCGTTTTTGCCGCTCGGATGGTCCCGATTCCGGCCGGAGCGCCGTCAAGAATGGCAGCGGGTTCTCTGCTCGCTTTGCTGGCGTTTTACTTTGCCACCCTGCCCGGAACGCTGGTGGCACGCATAGCGTTGGCCTGTGTCATGGGTGCGATATTCGCCGCCAGCACCTGGTATGTGTTTCTTGCTCCCGAGGAGCGCGCGCTGCTGCTCCGTTTTCGACAGTCAGCACCTGTCGAGTGATCCAGGGTAGCTCCCGGTGCGTTTCATAGCACCCGGGAGCATTGCTCCAACTACACGAAT
Above is a window of Terriglobales bacterium DNA encoding:
- a CDS encoding polysaccharide biosynthesis C-terminal domain-containing protein gives rise to the protein LVVCPITLAILALAPEGLRLWLGDAFMVHSTLVLRWLAVGVFVSCLAHVPLALIQAAGRPDVTAKLHMIEFPLYVAGLWWAVRSHGIDGAAVAWTARVSLDAILLFVFAARMVPIPAGAPSRMAAGSLLALLAFYFATLPGTLVARIALACVMGAIFAASTWYVFLAPEERALLLRFRQSAPVE